One part of the Marinobacter sp. MDS2 genome encodes these proteins:
- the fliS gene encoding flagellar export chaperone FliS, producing the protein MNGLQAYQRVNTQTSITDADPHKLIQLLYNGAIERINMAKARMQAKDYEGKGKLIGKAIEIIGGLKSFLDFEKGGELATRLEALYDYMERTLLEASAKNDMAKLDEVISLLRSIKEGWDGIREEAVTQTAHVG; encoded by the coding sequence ATGAACGGTCTACAAGCGTACCAACGTGTTAACACCCAAACCAGCATCACCGATGCGGACCCCCACAAGCTGATTCAGTTGTTATATAACGGGGCGATCGAACGCATTAACATGGCCAAAGCCCGTATGCAGGCGAAAGATTACGAAGGCAAAGGCAAGCTAATCGGCAAGGCCATCGAAATCATTGGTGGCCTAAAAAGCTTTCTGGACTTTGAAAAGGGCGGTGAGCTAGCAACCCGCTTGGAAGCGTTGTACGACTACATGGAGCGCACGCTTCTAGAGGCCAGCGCCAAGAACGACATGGCCAAACTGGACGAAGTCATTAGCCTCCTCCGCTCCATCAAAGAAGGCTGGGACGGCATCCGCGAAGAAGCGGTTACCCAAACCGCACACGTTGGCTGA
- a CDS encoding argininosuccinate synthase yields the protein MSDIKKVVLAYSGGLDTSVIVRWLQDTYNCEVVTFTADIGQGEEVEPARAKAEALGVKEIYIEDLREEFVRDYVFPMFRANTIYEGEYLLGTSIARPLISRRLIEIANETGADAISHGATGKGNDQVRFELGAYALKPGVKVIAPWREWDLNSREKLLKYCEERNIPVEMKKGKSPYSMDANLLHISYEGMNLEDPWAEAEEDMWRWSVSPEDAPNEPTYVELTYRKGDIVAIDGQELKAHEVLENLNKMAGANGIGRLDIVENRYVGMKSRGCYETPGGTIMLRAHRAIESITLDREVAHLKDSLMPRYAEVIYNGYWWSPEREALQALIDQTQEYVNGTVRLKLYKGNVDVVGRKSDDSLFDETIATFEEDHGAYDQKDAEGFIKLNALRLRIAAGKGRSL from the coding sequence ATGTCTGATATTAAAAAGGTGGTTCTGGCCTATTCCGGCGGCCTGGATACTTCCGTTATTGTTCGGTGGTTGCAGGATACTTACAACTGTGAGGTGGTGACCTTTACCGCCGACATCGGCCAAGGCGAGGAAGTAGAGCCGGCGCGTGCGAAGGCGGAAGCCTTGGGCGTTAAGGAAATTTACATCGAGGACCTGCGCGAAGAGTTTGTGCGCGACTACGTGTTCCCGATGTTCCGCGCGAACACCATCTATGAAGGCGAGTACCTGCTGGGTACTTCTATTGCCCGCCCGCTGATCTCCCGCCGTTTGATCGAGATTGCTAACGAAACAGGCGCCGATGCCATTTCTCACGGCGCGACCGGTAAGGGTAACGACCAGGTACGTTTCGAGTTGGGTGCTTACGCACTGAAGCCGGGCGTGAAGGTGATTGCACCGTGGCGTGAGTGGGATCTGAACTCCCGCGAGAAGCTGCTGAAGTATTGTGAAGAGCGCAACATTCCGGTTGAAATGAAGAAGGGCAAGAGCCCGTACTCCATGGATGCCAACCTGCTGCACATCTCTTACGAAGGCATGAATCTGGAAGATCCTTGGGCGGAAGCCGAGGAAGACATGTGGCGTTGGAGTGTGTCTCCGGAAGATGCTCCGAACGAACCGACGTACGTTGAGCTGACTTACCGCAAGGGCGACATTGTTGCCATCGACGGTCAGGAGCTGAAGGCGCACGAAGTTCTGGAAAACCTGAACAAGATGGCAGGTGCCAACGGCATCGGTCGCTTGGACATCGTAGAGAACCGCTACGTGGGCATGAAGTCCCGTGGTTGCTACGAAACACCGGGCGGCACCATCATGCTGCGTGCGCACCGTGCGATCGAGTCCATCACTCTGGACCGCGAAGTGGCGCACCTGAAAGACAGCCTGATGCCGCGTTATGCCGAAGTGATCTACAACGGTTACTGGTGGTCGCCTGAGCGTGAAGCTCTGCAGGCGCTGATCGACCAAACCCAGGAATACGTAAACGGTACGGTTCGCCTGAAGCTGTACAAAGGCAACGTAGACGTGGTTGGCCGTAAGTCAGACGACTCTCTGTTCGACGAAACCATCGCGACCTTCGAAGAAGATCACGGTGCCTACGATCAGAAAGACGCGGAAGGCTTCATCAAGCTGAACGCGCTGCGGTTGCGTATTGCAGCCGGTAAAGGCCGCTCGCTCTGA
- a CDS encoding MFS transporter translates to MLFLGFSAGLPFLLVFSTLNARLADVGVETATIGFFSWLGITYSIKVIWAPVVDRLKLPLLDRLFGKRRSWILLAQAGIALGLFLMATVDPVKAPEMMALCGLLVAFSSATQDVAIDAYRIEIAEERLQAALAGTYIFGYRLALLVAGAGALYLAAFWSWEVSYLVMAALVGVGALTVLLAREPEVNHYAAAQDIAHKIEEEASKRTHFPPRVARFVGWFYAAIAGPFVDFFRRYKELAIAILVLVAVYRISDIAMGVMANPFYLNFMGFSKTEVADVTKVFGFLMTIVGSLVGGVLVMRYGVRRILLAGAVLTAATNLLFVWLAQNPPDLVTLAVVVSADNLSGGIANVALIAWLSSMTSASFTATQYALFSSLMTLPGKFLGGFSGIVVANFGYAEFFAVAAAMGIPAILLVLYLFKHAARLDALAPAKS, encoded by the coding sequence ATGCTGTTTCTCGGGTTTTCTGCCGGGCTGCCTTTTTTGTTGGTGTTTTCTACGCTGAATGCGCGGCTGGCGGATGTGGGCGTGGAGACGGCCACCATCGGGTTTTTCAGCTGGCTGGGTATTACCTATTCCATCAAGGTGATCTGGGCACCGGTGGTGGATCGGCTGAAGTTGCCGCTGCTGGACCGGCTGTTTGGTAAACGGCGAAGTTGGATTTTATTGGCGCAGGCGGGCATTGCGCTGGGCCTGTTCCTGATGGCCACCGTAGATCCGGTAAAAGCGCCGGAGATGATGGCGCTGTGTGGTTTGTTGGTGGCGTTTTCCTCCGCTACCCAAGATGTGGCGATTGATGCCTACCGCATTGAGATCGCGGAAGAGCGGCTGCAGGCCGCTTTAGCGGGGACGTACATATTTGGTTACCGGCTGGCGCTATTGGTGGCCGGTGCCGGGGCGCTATACCTGGCCGCGTTTTGGTCGTGGGAAGTGTCGTATCTGGTGATGGCGGCGTTGGTAGGCGTGGGTGCGTTAACCGTGTTGTTGGCGCGGGAACCTGAAGTGAACCACTACGCTGCAGCGCAGGATATTGCCCACAAGATTGAAGAAGAAGCGAGCAAGCGCACCCATTTTCCCCCGCGGGTTGCCCGTTTCGTGGGTTGGTTCTATGCCGCCATTGCCGGGCCGTTTGTGGATTTCTTTCGTCGCTACAAGGAACTGGCGATCGCCATTTTGGTGCTGGTGGCGGTGTACCGGATATCCGACATCGCCATGGGCGTGATGGCCAATCCGTTCTATCTGAACTTCATGGGCTTCAGTAAAACCGAAGTGGCGGATGTGACCAAAGTGTTTGGTTTCCTGATGACCATTGTCGGTTCGCTGGTGGGTGGCGTGCTGGTGATGCGTTACGGTGTTCGGCGTATCTTGCTTGCTGGTGCCGTACTGACCGCGGCGACTAATTTGCTGTTCGTCTGGCTGGCCCAGAACCCGCCGGATTTGGTGACGTTGGCGGTGGTGGTCAGTGCCGACAACCTCAGCGGCGGCATCGCCAACGTGGCGTTGATTGCCTGGTTGTCCAGCATGACCAGTGCTTCCTTCACCGCCACTCAATACGCGCTGTTCAGCTCACTGATGACCTTGCCCGGCAAATTCCTCGGCGGCTTCTCTGGCATCGTAGTGGCCAACTTCGGCTACGCCGAATTCTTCGCCGTGGCCGCGGCCATGGGCATCCCCGCCATCCTTCTGGTGCTCTACCTCTTCAAACACGCCGCCCGCCTGGATGCCCTAGCGCCCGCCAAATCTTAA
- a CDS encoding response regulator: protein MPNLDLPILVVDDAKFSSMVVGRTLRNAGYRDIRVANNAPAALKLMEERPVSVLIADWLMPEMDGLELADRVRQHDEHDNHYTYIMLLTAKESVEALSEAFDRGVDDFIYKSDMTKQLIPRIFAADRMADRQNTLLRANALLVENNQELESNNIIDLETGLCNAKYARQRLEKTLRHAESRGGSTAYVMCGIRNWQELKRKHPPSIMSELCVGIARRLSTLIRPIDALCRVGDNQFATVSYFSNSDHCTTTAFRRIFDGINHKALKTSAGYISVEAGMVLCRASAEDGTPTVQDVERAAVQGLVDAYETRRFTETKPELRQGV, encoded by the coding sequence ATGCCCAATCTCGACCTACCCATTCTCGTAGTAGATGACGCCAAATTCAGCAGTATGGTGGTCGGCCGCACCTTGCGAAATGCCGGTTACCGCGACATACGCGTAGCCAACAACGCGCCCGCCGCTCTGAAACTCATGGAAGAACGCCCGGTAAGCGTGCTCATTGCCGACTGGCTGATGCCGGAAATGGATGGCCTGGAACTGGCCGACCGCGTGCGCCAGCACGATGAGCACGACAACCACTACACCTACATCATGCTGCTGACCGCCAAAGAAAGCGTAGAAGCCTTGTCGGAAGCCTTTGATCGAGGCGTGGACGACTTCATCTACAAGTCAGACATGACCAAGCAGCTGATCCCCCGAATCTTTGCTGCCGACCGCATGGCAGATCGCCAGAACACCCTGCTACGGGCCAACGCCCTCTTGGTCGAGAACAACCAGGAACTCGAAAGCAACAACATCATCGATCTGGAAACCGGCCTATGCAACGCCAAGTACGCCCGCCAGCGCTTGGAGAAAACCCTGCGCCACGCGGAATCCCGAGGCGGCTCCACCGCTTACGTGATGTGCGGCATCCGCAACTGGCAGGAACTGAAACGCAAGCACCCACCCAGCATCATGAGCGAATTGTGCGTGGGCATCGCCCGCCGACTGAGCACCTTGATTCGCCCGATCGACGCCTTGTGCCGCGTAGGTGACAACCAGTTTGCCACCGTGTCTTACTTCTCGAACAGCGATCACTGCACCACAACGGCCTTTCGCCGAATTTTCGACGGCATCAACCACAAGGCGCTGAAAACATCGGCAGGGTATATTTCTGTGGAAGCCGGCATGGTGCTGTGCCGCGCCAGTGCCGAAGACGGTACACCAACCGTACAAGATGTCGAACGGGCCGCCGTACAAGGCCTGGTAGACGCTTACGAAACCCGGCGCTTTACCGAAACCAAACCGGAATTACGCCAAGGTGTGTAG
- a CDS encoding AraC family transcriptional regulator has translation MTPLGTASVAALRQYVRFADANSLAVADLLRQSGLSEDILESDEGRIDGEQFQTFLRLLAERSNNSILGLETGDFVQPGSYSVLGYITMSCATLGEAVTRIAPYEKLVGDMGTTRLQMSGDTVTLVWRCNYTDPIVQPHVVDNVFSSWVNYARWLADTNEASPLRVTLQRKTPGAELEGEYQKRWGCPVEFGAKENTLSLSKELLSERLRQPDPLLRKTLEAHALSQLAELETDTDLTTKVKQGIQRQLARGITRQDMIAEDLGMTSRTLQRKLSQEGASYQKLLDEVRQQMAEDYLRDTEMSIPDIALRLGYNETTSFHRKFKAAAGQTPGEYRKAVAP, from the coding sequence ATGACCCCGTTGGGAACCGCTTCTGTAGCTGCACTTCGTCAATACGTTCGCTTCGCCGATGCCAACTCGTTGGCCGTGGCGGATTTGTTGCGCCAGTCCGGGCTGTCTGAAGACATCTTGGAGAGTGATGAGGGTCGCATCGACGGCGAGCAGTTTCAAACCTTCCTGCGTTTGCTGGCGGAGCGATCGAATAACTCGATTCTAGGTTTGGAAACCGGTGATTTCGTGCAGCCGGGTTCTTACAGTGTGCTGGGTTATATCACCATGAGTTGCGCCACACTGGGCGAGGCCGTTACTCGTATCGCGCCTTATGAAAAGTTGGTGGGCGATATGGGGACCACCCGGCTGCAAATGTCGGGTGATACCGTGACGTTGGTGTGGCGCTGCAATTACACCGACCCAATAGTTCAGCCCCACGTGGTGGATAACGTGTTTTCTTCATGGGTGAATTACGCCCGTTGGCTGGCCGATACCAACGAGGCTTCGCCACTACGCGTGACCTTGCAGCGAAAAACGCCCGGGGCGGAGCTGGAAGGCGAATATCAGAAGCGTTGGGGCTGCCCGGTGGAGTTCGGGGCCAAGGAAAACACCCTGTCGTTGAGCAAAGAGCTGTTGTCTGAGCGGTTGCGCCAGCCAGACCCGTTGCTTCGAAAAACTCTGGAAGCCCACGCGTTATCGCAATTGGCGGAGCTGGAAACCGATACCGACCTGACCACCAAGGTAAAGCAGGGGATTCAACGGCAACTCGCTCGAGGCATCACCCGGCAGGATATGATTGCCGAGGATTTGGGAATGACCAGCCGAACCTTGCAGCGCAAGCTAAGCCAGGAGGGCGCTTCGTATCAGAAGTTGTTGGACGAGGTACGCCAGCAGATGGCAGAAGATTATTTGCGCGATACCGAGATGAGTATACCGGACATTGCGTTACGGCTTGGCTATAACGAAACCACGTCGTTTCATCGGAAGTTCAAGGCGGCGGCAGGGCAAACGCCGGGAGAATATCGAAAAGCAGTAGCCCCATAA
- the fliD gene encoding flagellar filament capping protein FliD → MASISSLGVGSGIFSADLVDKLVAAERVPTEERLNSKERSIQAKISAFGALKNALEEMKSPLDGLKSGAAFDAYTSSISNEAVAGATIDEGNVSRGSYTLNVTQLAQRQSLASASQADKDATTFGNGTLTFEVGGVTTEVTIDDSNNTLEGIANAINDAGAGVSAGVVDTGSGYRLVMTSDESGTANAVSVTASGDAGLSQFAYDGSGTGMSETVAALDAELEVNGIAITRSSNTVEGVVEGVTFDLKSTGTSTVAINSDPDAVTERVQEFVDKYNALQDVIKNASGYDAATDRGGALTGDSTIRSLQNELRGMLTSIPADLQNSPVRMLADLGISTNPDTGKLDFDASEFKTQLADHPEDVRALFSGEAGIASSALNAVDEYVKFSGRLDNRTEGLSRTLDDIQDQRTQLNDRIESLRARLVKQFSAADALIAQFQSTGNYVSQQLAALAPQNNQNN, encoded by the coding sequence ATGGCATCAATTTCTTCACTCGGAGTAGGATCAGGCATTTTCAGTGCTGACCTTGTCGACAAGCTTGTCGCGGCTGAGCGCGTTCCTACAGAAGAGCGTCTGAATAGCAAAGAAAGGTCGATACAGGCCAAAATCTCGGCGTTCGGTGCGTTGAAGAATGCGTTGGAAGAGATGAAGTCGCCTTTAGACGGCTTGAAGTCAGGGGCGGCTTTTGACGCGTACACGTCGAGCATCTCCAACGAGGCGGTTGCAGGTGCTACCATTGATGAGGGCAATGTCTCAAGGGGCTCCTATACGCTGAACGTCACGCAATTGGCCCAGCGTCAGTCGTTGGCTTCCGCCAGTCAAGCGGATAAAGATGCGACGACCTTTGGCAATGGTACGCTCACCTTTGAGGTGGGCGGTGTGACAACGGAAGTAACCATCGATGACAGCAATAACACCCTTGAGGGCATCGCGAATGCTATTAACGATGCTGGGGCGGGGGTATCGGCTGGGGTGGTGGATACAGGTTCGGGCTACCGTTTGGTGATGACCTCCGATGAGAGTGGAACTGCTAACGCCGTTAGTGTGACCGCTTCGGGTGACGCCGGGTTGTCTCAGTTTGCTTATGACGGAAGCGGCACAGGCATGAGTGAAACCGTTGCGGCTCTGGATGCTGAGCTGGAAGTGAACGGGATTGCGATTACACGTTCCTCGAATACCGTTGAAGGCGTTGTAGAGGGTGTGACCTTTGATTTGAAATCGACGGGCACGTCTACGGTTGCCATCAATTCAGACCCGGATGCGGTGACAGAGCGGGTCCAAGAATTTGTCGATAAGTACAATGCTCTGCAAGACGTGATCAAAAACGCGTCTGGGTACGATGCGGCCACGGATCGTGGTGGAGCGCTTACAGGCGATTCCACCATTCGCAGTCTTCAAAATGAATTGCGGGGCATGCTGACAAGTATTCCGGCCGACCTTCAGAACTCCCCAGTTCGGATGCTGGCCGATCTTGGTATTTCAACCAATCCGGATACCGGTAAGTTGGATTTCGATGCCAGCGAATTCAAGACGCAGCTGGCTGATCATCCGGAAGATGTAAGGGCCTTGTTCTCAGGCGAAGCAGGCATTGCATCAAGTGCGCTCAATGCGGTGGATGAATATGTGAAGTTCAGTGGCCGGCTCGATAACCGAACAGAAGGTTTGAGTCGGACGCTTGACGATATCCAAGATCAGCGTACTCAATTGAATGACAGAATCGAGTCTTTACGAGCTAGGTTGGTAAAGCAGTTTTCCGCTGCCGACGCGCTTATTGCGCAGTTTCAGAGTACCGGTAACTATGTTTCTCAGCAGTTGGCTGCGCTGGCTCCGCAGAACAATCAGAACAATTGA
- a CDS encoding flagellar protein FlaG, producing the protein MNDMKLYGPNMKFVEAAGQVPGTQQVQPVSREIAADSSSVGRAQPTGAEIQPEELGEAVTRLNDYVQNVQRDLQFEVDLERGETIVRVVDSETQEVIRQIPDEVALRLAKNLQHEEPLTLFDIKV; encoded by the coding sequence ATGAATGACATGAAGTTGTATGGCCCAAATATGAAGTTTGTTGAGGCTGCTGGCCAGGTTCCCGGCACTCAGCAGGTTCAGCCCGTAAGTCGCGAAATCGCGGCGGACTCTTCATCTGTAGGGCGAGCTCAGCCGACTGGCGCTGAAATTCAGCCTGAAGAGCTTGGTGAAGCGGTCACGCGGCTCAACGATTACGTACAAAACGTACAGCGAGACTTGCAGTTTGAAGTCGATTTGGAGCGTGGCGAGACGATCGTTCGAGTTGTGGATAGCGAAACCCAGGAAGTGATTCGTCAGATCCCGGACGAGGTTGCGCTAAGGTTGGCAAAAAACTTGCAGCATGAAGAACCGCTGACGTTGTTTGATATCAAGGTTTGA
- a CDS encoding YajQ family cyclic di-GMP-binding protein: MPSFDIVSEIEMHEVTNAVDQAKRDLGNRWDFKNVEAGIELEDKRLTLSAEQEFQLEQLVEMMRMAFAKRNIDSRALAEDGESKAGKLVKQHFALKQGIETDMAKKIVKMIKDKKMKVQASIQGDKVRVTGKKRDDLQEAIAMLREAELDIPLQFNNFRD, encoded by the coding sequence ATGCCATCTTTTGATATTGTTTCAGAAATTGAAATGCACGAAGTGACCAACGCAGTGGACCAAGCCAAGCGCGATTTGGGCAACCGTTGGGACTTTAAAAACGTAGAAGCCGGCATTGAGCTGGAAGACAAGCGCCTGACACTGAGCGCCGAGCAGGAATTCCAGCTGGAGCAATTGGTGGAAATGATGCGGATGGCCTTCGCCAAGCGCAACATCGACAGCCGTGCACTGGCGGAAGACGGCGAAAGCAAAGCCGGCAAACTGGTGAAACAGCACTTCGCGCTGAAGCAGGGCATCGAGACGGATATGGCCAAGAAGATCGTGAAGATGATCAAAGACAAGAAGATGAAGGTGCAGGCCAGCATCCAGGGCGACAAGGTACGGGTAACCGGCAAGAAGCGAGATGATTTGCAGGAAGCTATTGCCATGTTGCGTGAGGCGGAGCTGGATATTCCGCTGCAGTTTAATAACTTCCGCGATTGA
- a CDS encoding YdiU family protein, protein MSTNDFKVEHRYLELPDSFYSRVMPQPLSGAKMVCFNHALAEQMGFHARNEDDWTNIGAGAELLEGMDPVAMKYTGHQFGVYNPELGDGRGLLLWETVAPDGTRWDWHLKGAGNTPYSRFGDGRAVLRSTIREYLCSEAMHGLGIPTTRALFMVSAKDPVRRESLETAASLMRVAQSHIRFGHFEFAAHHEGPDAVKTLLEHVISLHFPHLINLPEEQRHARWLEEVVERTARLIADWQAVGFCHGVMNSDNMSIIGDTFDYGPYAFLDDFDAGYICNHTDQGGRYAYNRQPQMGFTNCQYLASALLPVMEEDTIRRSLSHYESAYNERFKHNMCGKLGLEESDEGDLGLIMETFSMLHEHKVDYTHFFRGLSNLSRHGHGPVRDLFVDRSIANEWLERYQARLQNETRAHDEREYAMRQVNPKYILRNYLAQQVILEAQNGDYAPMKELLKVLENPFDEHPNHEQFAAPPPDWGKHMNISCSS, encoded by the coding sequence ATGAGCACGAATGACTTTAAGGTGGAACACCGCTATCTGGAGTTGCCAGACAGTTTCTATTCCCGGGTGATGCCCCAGCCGCTTTCCGGCGCGAAGATGGTGTGTTTTAACCACGCCCTTGCCGAGCAGATGGGCTTCCACGCTCGCAATGAAGATGACTGGACCAACATCGGTGCAGGGGCGGAGCTGCTGGAAGGCATGGACCCCGTTGCCATGAAGTACACCGGCCACCAGTTCGGCGTCTACAACCCTGAACTGGGCGATGGCCGTGGTTTGCTGCTCTGGGAAACCGTTGCACCCGATGGCACTCGTTGGGACTGGCATTTGAAAGGTGCAGGCAACACCCCTTACTCCCGTTTCGGGGATGGCCGGGCGGTATTGCGCTCCACCATTCGGGAATACCTGTGTTCTGAGGCCATGCACGGCCTGGGTATTCCCACCACCCGCGCACTGTTTATGGTGAGCGCGAAAGACCCGGTGCGCAGGGAATCCCTTGAAACTGCTGCCTCCCTTATGCGCGTCGCCCAAAGCCATATTCGCTTCGGCCACTTTGAATTCGCCGCACACCACGAAGGCCCGGACGCGGTGAAAACGCTGCTGGAGCACGTCATCAGCCTGCACTTCCCGCACCTGATCAACCTGCCTGAAGAACAGCGCCATGCCCGCTGGCTGGAAGAAGTAGTCGAACGCACGGCCCGTTTGATCGCCGACTGGCAAGCCGTCGGTTTCTGCCACGGCGTAATGAACAGCGACAACATGTCGATCATCGGCGACACCTTCGACTACGGCCCCTACGCCTTCCTGGACGATTTCGACGCCGGTTACATCTGCAACCACACAGACCAAGGCGGCCGATACGCCTACAACCGCCAGCCGCAAATGGGCTTCACCAACTGCCAATATCTGGCCAGCGCACTGCTGCCGGTGATGGAGGAAGACACCATTCGCCGGAGCCTAAGCCATTACGAAAGCGCCTACAACGAACGCTTCAAACACAACATGTGCGGCAAACTCGGATTGGAAGAAAGCGACGAGGGCGACCTCGGCCTGATCATGGAAACCTTCAGCATGCTGCACGAACACAAAGTGGACTACACCCACTTCTTCCGCGGCCTCTCTAACCTGAGTCGCCACGGCCACGGGCCGGTTCGGGATCTATTTGTCGATCGCAGCATCGCAAACGAATGGCTGGAGCGTTACCAAGCACGCCTGCAAAACGAAACCCGCGCCCACGACGAGCGTGAATACGCCATGCGCCAGGTAAACCCGAAATACATCCTGCGCAACTATCTCGCCCAGCAAGTGATACTGGAAGCCCAAAACGGCGACTACGCCCCGATGAAAGAACTACTGAAGGTGCTGGAAAACCCGTTTGATGAGCACCCCAATCATGAACAATTCGCCGCCCCACCCCCGGACTGGGGCAAGCATATGAACATCAGCTGCTCATCCTAA
- a CDS encoding type VI secretion system Vgr family protein gives MPQASGLQFTARVGEFPSDHFVVASFVLTEGLSTLSHGRLKLASTDPDVQAADVLEQPVDLVVWQDGQPLRRFNGVVSEFVRGNTGHRRTHYEVVIQPPVWRLGLMHNSRIYQAQTTDAIVRTLLEERGIVDTVFDLKRSPEEREYCVQHRESDLKFLERLAAEEGWHYRYQHGSVDGEEQPALVIADHHGDAPKLTPVECNTKAGGSTQQACIFSFAYEERVRASSVAMKDYTFKNPAYALMHEQSAGGVNHREEYQHYDYPGRYKADASGQPFTQTRLDALRNDASVAKGKSNRPDFAAGAKVELQDHDSQSLNREWLLTSITHTGKQPQALEEEGGGEPASYANEFTAIPADKTWRPLCNHKPLMDGPQMAIVTGPEGEEIHCDQYGRVKVRFPWDRYSNNDEHSSAWLRVSQGWAGGQHGSMALPRIGHEVIVSFLDGDPDQPIITGRTYHATNTPPYALPEHKTRTTLKTKSHRGEGSNELRFEDEAGEEQIYVHAQKELDLLTENNRTEVIKNDRHQTVENNRFSHIKAADHCATDGESRLSVGTDCSQSVGGTFHQKTARTMASEAGTEVHHKAGAKVVLDAGAELTISGGGSFIKLDPSGVTLSGPGIKINSGGAPGSGSGQGAVAPELPQMFGNDDVGVPQSPALASVGKRKSAAPDQMNVEQLPGTDRKLIIDVIGGNLGRDSVEAVIGSEGEENA, from the coding sequence ATGCCCCAGGCAAGCGGATTGCAGTTCACCGCCCGTGTTGGCGAATTCCCCTCAGACCACTTTGTGGTCGCCAGTTTTGTGCTCACCGAAGGGTTATCCACGCTTTCCCATGGCCGTTTGAAACTGGCCAGCACCGACCCAGACGTGCAAGCAGCGGATGTATTGGAACAACCCGTTGATTTGGTGGTGTGGCAAGACGGCCAGCCTCTGCGCCGCTTTAATGGCGTGGTGAGCGAATTTGTACGGGGCAATACTGGCCATCGCCGCACCCATTACGAAGTGGTGATTCAGCCTCCCGTGTGGCGCTTGGGCTTGATGCACAACAGCCGGATTTATCAGGCACAGACCACCGATGCCATTGTGCGCACGCTGCTGGAAGAGCGGGGCATTGTGGATACGGTGTTTGATTTAAAGCGTTCCCCCGAAGAACGGGAATACTGCGTCCAGCACCGGGAAAGCGACCTGAAATTCTTGGAACGACTGGCTGCGGAAGAAGGCTGGCACTACCGTTACCAGCACGGCAGCGTGGATGGCGAAGAGCAGCCGGCGTTAGTCATTGCCGATCATCACGGTGATGCGCCGAAGCTGACTCCCGTTGAATGCAACACCAAAGCCGGCGGCAGCACCCAGCAGGCCTGTATCTTTAGTTTCGCCTACGAAGAAAGGGTGCGAGCTTCATCGGTGGCGATGAAAGACTACACCTTCAAGAACCCCGCCTACGCTCTGATGCATGAACAGAGTGCCGGTGGCGTGAACCACCGGGAAGAATACCAGCACTACGACTACCCCGGCCGCTACAAAGCCGACGCCAGCGGCCAGCCGTTTACCCAGACTCGTTTAGACGCGCTGAGAAACGACGCTTCTGTCGCCAAAGGCAAAAGCAATCGCCCGGACTTTGCCGCTGGCGCCAAAGTGGAGCTGCAAGACCACGACAGTCAAAGCCTGAACCGGGAATGGCTACTGACCTCCATCACCCACACCGGCAAACAACCGCAAGCGCTGGAAGAAGAGGGCGGTGGTGAACCCGCCAGTTACGCCAACGAATTCACCGCCATTCCGGCCGACAAAACCTGGCGGCCATTGTGCAACCACAAGCCGCTGATGGACGGCCCGCAAATGGCCATTGTGACCGGCCCCGAGGGTGAAGAAATCCACTGCGACCAATACGGCCGCGTGAAAGTAAGATTCCCGTGGGATCGATACTCGAACAACGATGAACACAGTAGTGCCTGGTTGCGAGTGTCCCAAGGCTGGGCTGGCGGCCAGCATGGTTCTATGGCATTACCGAGAATCGGCCACGAAGTGATTGTCAGCTTCCTGGATGGTGACCCGGACCAGCCGATCATCACCGGCCGCACCTATCATGCGACCAACACGCCACCGTATGCGCTCCCGGAACACAAAACCCGGACCACCCTGAAAACCAAATCCCACAGGGGCGAAGGCAGCAACGAACTGCGGTTTGAAGACGAAGCCGGTGAAGAGCAGATCTACGTTCACGCCCAGAAAGAGCTGGACTTGCTCACGGAAAACAACCGGACGGAGGTCATTAAAAACGATCGCCACCAGACGGTGGAAAACAACCGATTCAGCCACATCAAAGCGGCGGACCATTGCGCCACCGACGGTGAAAGCCGGCTGTCCGTTGGCACTGATTGTAGCCAGAGCGTTGGCGGTACTTTTCATCAGAAGACTGCTCGAACCATGGCCTCAGAAGCCGGCACCGAGGTGCACCACAAAGCCGGTGCCAAAGTGGTGTTAGATGCGGGCGCTGAACTGACCATTTCCGGTGGTGGGAGTTTTATAAAACTGGACCCCAGTGGGGTTACGTTGAGCGGGCCGGGGATCAAGATTAACTCTGGTGGGGCGCCGGGGAGTGGTTCAGGGCAGGGGGCTGTTGCTCCAGAACTACCGCAGATGTTCGGGAATGATGATGTCGGAGTGCCGCAATCTCCCGCGTTGGCAAGCGTGGGAAAGCGAAAGTCAGCCGCACCCGACCAAATGAATGTTGAGCAGTTACCGGGCACTGACCGAAAACTGATCATTGATGTCATCGGAGGTAATCTCGGGCGGGATTCAGTTGAGGCCGTTATTGGAAGCGAAGGGGAGGAAAACGCATGA